In one Ictalurus furcatus strain D&B chromosome 10, Billie_1.0, whole genome shotgun sequence genomic region, the following are encoded:
- the LOC128613378 gene encoding vitamin D 25-hydroxylase — MSPQHTATPTQAQTLQTETSRVITGREMISMNSSLSLLTLSYGKTVFYLCTLLCSCLTFLVIRQLLRQRRPRGFPPGPTALPVIGNILSLATEPHVYMKKQSEIYGQIFSLDLGGISTVILNGYDVIKECLYHQNEVFADRPSLPLFQKMTKMGGLLNCKYGRGWIEHRKLAVNSFRYFGSGQMMFQRISEECMFFVDAIDKYKGKPFDPKHLVTNAVSNVTNLVIFGQRFTYDDLDFQHMIEIFSENVELAASAWAFLYNAFPWIEYLPVGKHQTLFRNADEVYDFLQKIIERFSQGRARQLPRHYIDAYLDEMEQSARDKSMSFSKENLIFSVGELIIAGTETTTNTLRWAMLYLALNPSTQDKVHKEIDSILNGKLPTMEDKQKMPYVEAVLHEILRFCNIVPLGIFRATSQDTVVRGYTIPQGTMVITNLYSVHFDEKYWSNPAIFCPERFLDKNGNFIKGEAFLPFSVGRRQCLGEQLARMEMFLFFTTLLQRFRLQFPKGYIPSLTPKLGMTLQPQPYTICAIRRQQ, encoded by the exons ATGTCCCCGCAGCACACCGCGACTCCGACACAAGCGCAGACTTTACAGACGGAGACGTCGCGTGTGATCACCGGTAGAGAAATGATATCGATGAACAGCTCGTTATCGCTGCTGACTTTGTCTTACGGCAAGACGGTGTTCTACTTGTGCACTTTACTTTGTAGCTGCTTGACTTTTCTGGTGATCCGGCAGCTGCTGCGGCAGCGGAGACCACGCGGCTTTCCCCCGGGACCGACCGCCCTGCCGGTGATCGGTAACATCCTGTCTCTCGCCACCGAGCCGCACGTGTACATGAAGAAACAAAGCGAAATCTACGGCCAG ATCTTTAGTCTCGACTTGGGAGGAATATCAACTGTCATTCTAAACGGCTATGATGTCATCAAAGAATGTCTGTATCACCAGAATGAGGTGTTTGCAGATAGGCCATCTCTGCCTTTATTCCAGAAAATGACCAAAATGGGAG GACTTCTCAACTGCAAATATGGTCGTGGATGGATTGAGCACCGCAAGCTGGCTGTTAACAGCTTCCGCTATTTTGGCAGTGGACAGATGATGTTTCAGAGGATCTCTGAAGAGTGCATGTTCTTTGTTGATGCCATTGACAAGTACAAGGGAAAACCTTTTGACCCAAAACACCTGGTTACCAACGCAGTCTCCAATGTTACCAACCTAGTAATATTTGGACAGCGGTTCACCTACGATGACCTGGACTTCCAGCACATGATCGAAATCTTCAGCGAGAACGTGGAGCTGGCTGCTAGTGCCTGGGCCTTCCTCTACAATGCCTTCCCCTGGATTGAATACTTGCCCGTTGGGAAGCACCAGACACTTTTTCGCAATGCTGATGAGGTGTATGACTTTCTGCAAAAGATAATCGAGCGCTTTTCACAGGGGAGAGCGCGGCAATTGCCAAGACATTACATCGATGCCTACTTGGACGAAATGGAACAGAGCGCCAGGGACAAGAGCATGTCCTTCTCCAAAGAGAACCTGATCTTCTCAGTAGGAGAACTTATTATTGCAGGCACAGagactactactaatacattGCGTTGGGCCATGCTCTACCTGGCTCTCAACCCCAGTACACAAG ATAAGGTTCACAAGGAGATTGACTCCATCTTGAACGGCAAGTTACCAACCATGGAAGACAAGCAGAAGATGCCTTATGTGGAAGCAGTGTTGCATGAAATCCTGCGCTTCTGCAACATCGTTCCTCTTGGCATCTTCCGGGCCACTTCTCAAGATACTGTTGTGAGAGGATACACCATCCCCCAGGGAACCATGGTCATCACCAACCTGTATTCCGTGCACTTTGATGAGAAATACTGGAGCAACCCTGCTATCTTCTGCCCCGAAAGGTTTCTGGACAAAAATGGGAACTTCATCAAAGGGGAggcctttcttcctttttcagtGG GCAGACGCCAATGTCTTGGTGAGCAGCTGGCCAGAATGGAGATGTTCCTTTTTTTCACCACGTTGCTCCAGAGGTTTCGCTTGCAGTTTCCCAAAGGTTACATTCCAAGCCTCACTCCTAAACTTGGCATGACCCTGCAGCCACAGCCTTATACCATATGCGCTATAAGGAGACAGCAATAA